A genomic window from Bdellovibrio sp. SKB1291214 includes:
- a CDS encoding outer membrane beta-barrel domain-containing protein, whose protein sequence is MFKKSLLIFILMTAQAFAQTAKQPAPAPTEQRGSDKLDIKKLENKYWAAKDEDFGVVQNRRYVKAERFYLTARAGIPVNDSFSEGNVMGADLGYFFNERWGVELSYNNADLKDNDNTKQFYTQNGVMPDHNILKSSYFVSGIWVPFYAKMSALDKAIIYFDMGVSVGLGNVSYEIARSTGNESNTAMGYRLGVFQQIFFSEHFALRADLINTWANESQKPYSANSARVLGDKMVNDTSLMFGITYWH, encoded by the coding sequence ATGTTTAAGAAATCACTACTAATCTTCATCTTGATGACAGCTCAAGCTTTTGCACAAACAGCAAAACAGCCAGCGCCTGCACCAACAGAGCAACGTGGCAGCGATAAGCTAGACATCAAAAAACTAGAGAACAAGTACTGGGCAGCTAAAGACGAAGACTTTGGCGTAGTACAAAATCGTCGCTACGTAAAAGCGGAACGTTTTTACTTAACAGCGCGCGCTGGTATTCCAGTGAATGACTCATTCAGTGAAGGTAACGTTATGGGTGCAGACCTTGGTTACTTCTTCAACGAGCGTTGGGGCGTTGAGCTTTCATACAACAATGCTGATTTGAAAGACAATGACAATACTAAGCAGTTCTATACTCAAAATGGTGTTATGCCAGACCATAACATTTTGAAATCATCCTACTTTGTATCCGGAATTTGGGTTCCGTTCTATGCAAAAATGTCGGCTTTGGATAAAGCAATCATCTATTTCGACATGGGTGTTTCTGTGGGTCTTGGAAACGTGAGCTACGAGATCGCAAGATCCACGGGCAACGAATCAAACACAGCAATGGGTTACAGACTTGGCGTATTCCAGCAGATTTTCTTCTCTGAACACTTTGCATTGCGCGCTGATTTGATCAACACATGGGCCAATGAATCGCAAAAGCCTTACTCAGCAAACAGTGCCCGCGTGTTGGGTGATAAAATGGTGAACGACACATCTTTGATGTTCGGCATCACTTACTGGCACTAA
- a CDS encoding AgmX/PglI C-terminal domain-containing protein produces MITLIVRQSLKNGTAKTWKLRPANTTQTFGSSRLADVISIAPATKGIQGVFEFRDGQWFYVDMDMATSSGLKKSPAIALNKDTTVTLEDCTLQFDPIKKDADLYVRLENAGRDESVGGKKFQLYLVKQNGRVLQTKMLPMNKTFRPDFSNQEVTCVPSTEWHRQTVGDVEISQKTLSMEDAAAMGRFNTSSMVDEDSKKGVFLVLGAAALFITAALFGPKSDIHSVAAVEPPKVAQKIIVKTEIKPKRKKSETPKQQVVQQAAPAAGPKAEMPTGGGGGKLANMMKSISDGRISKLIGKVSAQGAKSANVMFAQGVKAGSGPSGRGLAAVGNIERSGRDWGAAGNGSGVLISTNGKGGGKNASGMGGMAAGGTGNAGVGLIEEESEITGGLDREVIAQYIKSKLGQILYCYERQLSANPDLFGKVAVKFTIGGTGQVEQQIIGDTTLKNSTVEGCILNRVAAWKFPAPQGGTRVLVTYPFLFKSTN; encoded by the coding sequence ATGATCACGTTGATTGTACGTCAGTCCTTAAAGAACGGGACTGCAAAAACTTGGAAATTAAGACCAGCAAATACAACACAAACATTCGGCTCTTCTCGTCTTGCTGACGTGATCTCTATCGCCCCAGCGACGAAAGGAATTCAAGGCGTTTTTGAATTCCGCGATGGTCAATGGTTCTATGTCGATATGGATATGGCAACATCTAGTGGATTGAAAAAATCCCCTGCTATTGCATTGAATAAAGATACGACTGTGACATTGGAAGATTGCACTTTGCAGTTCGATCCGATCAAAAAGGATGCAGACCTCTATGTTCGTCTGGAAAACGCCGGTCGTGACGAGTCTGTTGGTGGCAAGAAATTTCAACTTTATTTAGTAAAACAAAACGGCAGAGTCTTACAGACTAAGATGTTGCCGATGAACAAAACGTTCAGACCGGATTTCTCAAACCAAGAAGTGACATGCGTTCCTTCAACGGAATGGCACCGTCAAACAGTTGGTGACGTTGAGATCTCTCAAAAAACGCTTTCTATGGAAGATGCGGCCGCTATGGGACGTTTTAATACGTCGTCTATGGTGGACGAAGACTCTAAAAAGGGCGTCTTTTTAGTATTGGGTGCTGCTGCACTTTTCATCACTGCAGCTTTGTTCGGACCTAAGTCTGACATTCACTCCGTAGCAGCTGTGGAACCGCCGAAGGTCGCGCAAAAAATCATCGTGAAAACGGAGATTAAACCTAAGCGTAAAAAATCCGAAACGCCTAAACAGCAAGTGGTTCAACAAGCTGCTCCAGCCGCAGGTCCAAAAGCAGAAATGCCGACTGGTGGTGGTGGCGGTAAATTGGCTAACATGATGAAGTCGATCTCTGACGGTCGTATTTCTAAATTGATTGGCAAAGTTTCCGCGCAAGGCGCTAAAAGCGCCAACGTGATGTTCGCTCAAGGTGTTAAAGCTGGTTCCGGTCCTTCCGGTCGTGGCTTAGCAGCCGTTGGCAACATCGAGCGTTCTGGTCGTGACTGGGGTGCTGCGGGTAATGGCAGTGGTGTGCTTATTTCTACGAATGGTAAAGGTGGCGGTAAAAACGCTTCCGGCATGGGTGGAATGGCCGCTGGTGGAACTGGTAATGCCGGTGTTGGTTTGATCGAAGAAGAATCTGAAATTACTGGGGGCTTAGACCGTGAGGTTATCGCTCAGTATATCAAATCTAAATTGGGTCAAATTCTTTACTGCTATGAAAGACAATTGAGTGCGAATCCAGATTTGTTCGGTAAGGTCGCTGTTAAATTTACGATCGGTGGTACTGGTCAAGTTGAACAACAGATCATTGGCGATACAACTTTGAAAAACTCAACTGTTGAAGGCTGTATTTTGAATCGCGTAGCCGCATGGAAGTTCCCTGCCCCACAAGGCGGAACACGCGTGCTCGTAACATATCCATTTTTGTTTAAAAGTACCAACTAG